One genomic window of Undibacterium cyanobacteriorum includes the following:
- the queF gene encoding NADPH-dependent 7-cyano-7-deazaguanine reductase QueF (Catalyzes the NADPH-dependent reduction of 7-cyano-7-deazaguanine (preQ0) to 7-aminomethyl-7-deazaguanine (preQ1) in queuosine biosynthesis), whose product MTTQNTPINESGNTAEQSQLGKISAYETHYNPSLLFPIPRAEKRAEIGLKIVDGKAVNLPFFGMDIWNAYEVSWLNARGKPQVAIASIMAPADSPNIIESKSFKLYLNSFNQTRLSGVDELHTRLQKDLSQGFGAPVQIKITSSEEFEQFSFGELEGLLLDRLDIEVDQYSPIPEVLKADPQQAIVEERFVSHLLKSNCLVTGQPDWASVQIHYIGAPIVQESLLRYLIGFRNHNEFHEQCVERIFTDILNQCKPQKLSVYARYTRRGGLDINPWRSNFSTGKMPSNQRNARQ is encoded by the coding sequence ATGACTACACAAAACACCCCGATCAACGAATCGGGCAATACGGCAGAACAATCCCAACTTGGCAAGATTTCCGCCTACGAGACCCATTACAATCCAAGTCTCCTATTTCCGATCCCTCGTGCTGAGAAGCGCGCTGAAATTGGCCTGAAAATTGTGGATGGTAAAGCCGTCAATTTACCCTTCTTTGGCATGGATATCTGGAATGCCTACGAAGTGTCTTGGCTCAATGCGCGTGGCAAACCGCAGGTGGCGATTGCAAGCATCATGGCCCCCGCTGATTCGCCAAATATCATCGAATCTAAATCGTTCAAACTGTATCTGAACTCATTCAATCAGACGCGCCTCAGTGGAGTCGATGAACTTCATACTCGTCTACAAAAAGATTTAAGCCAAGGATTCGGTGCTCCGGTACAAATCAAAATTACCAGCAGCGAAGAGTTTGAACAATTCAGCTTTGGCGAATTGGAAGGACTCTTACTCGATCGACTTGATATCGAAGTGGATCAATACTCTCCAATTCCGGAAGTGCTGAAGGCAGATCCACAACAAGCGATTGTCGAAGAACGTTTTGTCTCTCACCTCCTCAAATCCAATTGTTTAGTCACTGGTCAGCCAGACTGGGCCAGTGTGCAAATTCACTATATCGGCGCGCCAATCGTTCAAGAATCTTTGTTGCGCTACTTGATTGGCTTCCGCAATCACAATGAATTTCACGAACAATGTGTTGAGCGTATCTTCACGGATATTCTGAACCAATGTAAACCGCAAAAACTCTCTGTGTATGCACGATACACGCGACGCGGCGGCCTCGACATCAACCCGTGGCGCAGCAACTTCAGCACCGGGAAAATGCCATCCAATCAACGAAATGCACGTCAATAG
- the hprK gene encoding HPr(Ser) kinase/phosphatase, with amino-acid sequence MPLITELSIQRIFDDNRDTLQLGWFAGFSGGEKLITDDATASSDQVGHLNLIHPGRIQVLGHQELNYFQRLSPGSRANLIKELIAGNPPALIVAQGLESPQVFLDICDDNNIPLFSTPLPAAQVIDYLRVYLSKKLAPQVTMHGVFMDVLGVGVLITGESGLGKSELGLELISRSHGLVADDAVEFSRIAPNMIEGRCPEILQNLLEVRGLGLLDIKAIFGETSVRRKMRLKLIVHLVKRSTLEENYERLPIDSQTQDVLGLQIKKVVIPVAAGRNIAVLLEAAVRNTILQLRGINTLEEFMERQRRAMDDTMG; translated from the coding sequence ATGCCATTAATCACCGAACTCAGCATACAAAGAATTTTCGATGATAATCGCGATACATTGCAGCTAGGTTGGTTTGCCGGTTTTTCCGGTGGCGAAAAACTCATCACCGATGACGCCACGGCTTCATCCGATCAAGTTGGTCACTTAAATCTAATTCACCCTGGTCGTATTCAAGTTCTTGGTCATCAAGAACTCAACTATTTCCAAAGGCTCTCCCCCGGTTCTCGCGCTAACCTGATCAAGGAACTGATCGCCGGTAATCCACCTGCACTGATCGTTGCGCAAGGCTTGGAGTCACCGCAAGTGTTTCTCGATATCTGCGATGACAATAATATCCCACTCTTTTCGACACCATTGCCTGCAGCTCAGGTGATCGATTATCTACGCGTCTACCTATCGAAGAAACTGGCACCGCAAGTCACCATGCATGGTGTCTTTATGGACGTGCTCGGTGTGGGCGTTTTGATTACAGGTGAATCTGGATTGGGTAAGAGCGAACTTGGTTTGGAGTTGATTTCACGTAGCCACGGTCTGGTGGCGGATGATGCGGTCGAGTTTTCCCGCATTGCCCCTAACATGATTGAAGGCCGCTGCCCTGAAATTTTACAGAATTTGTTAGAGGTACGCGGCCTCGGTCTGCTCGATATCAAAGCCATTTTCGGTGAGACCTCTGTACGTCGAAAAATGCGTTTGAAATTGATCGTTCACTTGGTTAAACGCAGTACGCTCGAAGAAAATTACGAACGACTGCCGATAGATTCGCAAACCCAAGATGTGCTTGGTTTGCAGATCAAAAAAGTGGTGATTCCTGTGGCAGCTGGTCGAAACATTGCGGTTCTCTTGGAAGCAGCGGTACGCAACACGATTCTGCAGTTACGCGGCATCAATACCTTAGAAGAATTCATGGAACGTCAACGCCGCGCCATGGATGATACGATGGGCTAG
- a CDS encoding PTS sugar transporter subunit IIA: MTNIAKILPLENVLLNLDVSSKKRAFEQAGLLFENNCSIARSVVSENLFARERLQSTGLGHGVAVPHGRIKGLKNPIAAFVRLSKAIPFESPDGLPVDLLIFLLMPDNVTQQHLEILSEIAEMLSDDEFREGLRGETDAALVHRSIVDWETKSQFSS, encoded by the coding sequence ATGACCAATATCGCGAAAATTCTGCCGCTGGAAAATGTGCTGCTGAACCTCGATGTCTCAAGTAAAAAACGTGCGTTTGAACAAGCAGGCTTATTGTTCGAGAACAATTGCAGCATTGCCCGTTCAGTTGTTTCCGAGAACCTGTTCGCACGCGAACGACTGCAATCAACCGGTCTTGGTCATGGGGTCGCAGTGCCACATGGACGCATCAAGGGTCTCAAGAATCCAATCGCGGCCTTTGTTCGATTGAGTAAAGCCATCCCATTTGAATCTCCCGATGGTCTGCCGGTTGACCTCTTAATTTTCCTTCTCATGCCTGACAACGTCACGCAACAACATTTGGAAATCTTGTCGGAAATCGCAGAGATGTTGTCCGACGATGAGTTCCGCGAAGGCTTGCGCGGCGAAACTGATGCAGCCCTCGTTCACCGTAGCATCGTTGACTGGGAAACCAAGTCACAATTCAGTTCCTAA
- a CDS encoding bifunctional diguanylate cyclase/phosphodiesterase yields MNYSSKPSNNFTDMIYPANWQSLLEQYAQDASLVLIDGVIVHANRFGIEMLRAKNLNEITGMRWSSFLQFSHPNQLKTHLQAGASLLPIAIAEFCQLKTRDAHLIDVEVRLHSFPVHRNTAYVLRIRNLQTQPIAKSLHVRPTREFATANSLSHEALHHEKEILEMIALDNPLTQILQDVCDRMERLLDNGSICAIMLFNEERKRLKLAAAPSFDTDFLNEVDQLELNLKQWSCGPAIQSGKIKIVENIADSELWPKHKNTPLKYGYQSCWSVPIKTAFNSLLGTVDIYHRATRTPSVDEQTLIMDAMHVIALAIDKKNMERSLATSEDRYRSVVNNLTEGIMVIAPGGKILTCNPSAQRILKISSVDTTGRRHRYFSRIFREDGSEIKIGDDPASVVLRTGEPISNLSIGLQLHDQSVVWLLVNAQAIHSSHDHHKNEAVLISFTDTTEIRETERQLQYIATHDALTGLPNRHQLQQRLSYALSHSYNQKVAVIFLDLDRFKNVNDTAGHAAGDGLLCDVAKRLSSCIRATDMLARLGGDEFVIVVEEFATAQHLKELAERILNKMREPFVIDENQYHLGTSIGISVFPHDGTDGPTLLRCADSAMYLAKELGRNNYQFFTSELMIRAQHRYALERNLRRALVEDEFLVYYQAKVNLLTQKIVGAEALIRWQMEDMNIVAPNEFIPFAEEIGLIVPIGRWVLTQAARHAQQWRQQYQFDFKISVNISPKQFQDPNLPSFIKDVLDETGLDPNALQLEITEGLLMVEADHLGGVFDAIKQLGVSISLDDFGTGFSSLSYLQRFPIDNLKIDRSFIREIPANQDSVVLTKAIIAMSNALGMSVTAEGVESLEQMDFLKEAGCQEMQGFYFSKPLSVEAFEALLQKNLHS; encoded by the coding sequence GTGAATTACTCCAGTAAGCCATCAAACAATTTTACCGACATGATTTATCCGGCAAATTGGCAGTCTCTGCTTGAACAATATGCACAAGACGCAAGCCTTGTCCTCATTGATGGGGTGATCGTTCACGCAAACCGCTTTGGTATTGAGATGCTGCGCGCTAAAAATCTCAATGAAATTACCGGCATGCGCTGGAGTAGTTTTCTGCAGTTTAGTCACCCCAATCAACTCAAAACCCATTTACAAGCTGGTGCGAGCCTACTCCCCATCGCAATTGCTGAATTTTGCCAACTCAAAACGCGCGACGCACATTTAATCGATGTCGAGGTCCGACTGCACAGTTTCCCGGTTCACAGAAATACCGCCTATGTTCTGCGAATTCGTAATTTACAAACACAGCCGATTGCGAAATCACTGCATGTGCGCCCCACACGAGAATTTGCCACCGCCAATAGTCTAAGCCATGAGGCCCTCCATCACGAGAAAGAAATTCTCGAGATGATCGCCTTAGACAATCCGCTCACACAGATTCTGCAAGATGTATGCGACCGCATGGAGCGCCTACTCGATAACGGCTCTATCTGCGCCATCATGCTCTTCAATGAAGAACGGAAACGCCTTAAGCTGGCAGCGGCCCCCTCTTTCGACACTGACTTTCTGAATGAAGTTGATCAACTCGAGCTCAATCTTAAACAATGGAGTTGTGGCCCGGCGATCCAAAGCGGCAAAATCAAGATTGTTGAGAATATCGCTGACAGCGAACTATGGCCGAAGCATAAAAACACGCCTCTCAAATATGGCTATCAATCCTGTTGGTCGGTCCCGATCAAAACGGCGTTTAATAGCCTACTTGGAACAGTCGACATTTACCATCGTGCCACCCGTACTCCAAGCGTCGACGAGCAAACTTTGATCATGGACGCGATGCACGTCATCGCCTTAGCCATCGACAAGAAAAATATGGAACGTAGCTTAGCGACCAGTGAAGACCGCTATCGTTCCGTCGTCAATAACTTAACCGAAGGCATTATGGTGATTGCGCCGGGCGGAAAGATCCTAACGTGCAATCCGAGTGCCCAACGCATCTTGAAAATATCCTCGGTCGACACAACTGGACGCCGTCATCGTTATTTCTCCAGAATCTTCCGTGAGGACGGCAGTGAAATTAAGATTGGCGACGATCCTGCCTCGGTCGTACTGCGCACGGGCGAGCCGATCTCCAATCTCTCGATTGGTTTGCAACTGCACGATCAGTCTGTAGTGTGGTTGCTGGTCAATGCGCAAGCAATTCATTCCAGCCATGACCATCACAAAAATGAAGCAGTACTGATTTCTTTCACTGACACAACCGAAATTCGTGAGACTGAGCGTCAACTGCAGTACATCGCGACCCACGATGCCTTGACCGGTCTTCCCAATCGCCATCAGTTACAGCAACGACTCAGTTACGCGCTATCGCATTCGTATAATCAAAAAGTCGCTGTCATTTTTCTGGACCTTGACCGCTTCAAGAACGTGAATGATACAGCTGGTCACGCTGCCGGCGATGGCCTCCTATGTGACGTTGCCAAACGTCTGAGCTCTTGCATACGAGCGACGGATATGTTGGCGCGGCTGGGTGGTGACGAGTTTGTGATCGTGGTGGAAGAATTTGCCACTGCACAGCATCTCAAAGAACTAGCAGAGCGCATACTGAACAAAATGCGCGAACCCTTTGTCATTGACGAAAACCAATATCATCTAGGAACATCGATTGGCATTAGTGTCTTTCCACATGACGGTACTGACGGACCAACTTTGCTCCGCTGCGCAGATTCAGCGATGTATCTAGCTAAAGAACTGGGGCGAAATAACTACCAGTTCTTTACTTCCGAGCTGATGATCCGCGCCCAGCATCGTTATGCTTTGGAACGCAATTTGCGACGAGCATTAGTTGAAGATGAATTTTTGGTGTACTACCAAGCCAAGGTTAATCTTTTGACGCAAAAAATTGTTGGGGCCGAGGCGCTTATTCGTTGGCAAATGGAAGATATGAACATTGTCGCCCCCAACGAATTCATTCCCTTCGCTGAGGAAATTGGTTTAATCGTACCGATCGGACGCTGGGTCTTGACCCAAGCTGCGCGTCACGCCCAGCAATGGCGGCAACAATACCAATTCGACTTCAAAATTAGCGTCAATATCTCACCTAAACAATTCCAAGATCCGAATCTGCCGAGCTTCATCAAAGATGTTTTGGATGAAACCGGCCTCGATCCAAATGCCTTGCAATTGGAGATTACCGAAGGCTTGTTAATGGTTGAGGCGGACCACCTCGGCGGTGTCTTTGACGCGATTAAACAACTCGGTGTCAGCATTTCGCTGGACGATTTTGGTACCGGTTTTTCCTCACTCTCTTACCTGCAAAGATTCCCGATCGACAATCTCAAGATCGATCGCTCATTCATCCGTGAAATTCCAGCGAATCAAGACTCCGTCGTACTCACCAAGGCGATCATCGCGATGTCCAATGCGCTTGGCATGAGCGTCACCGCCGAAGGTGTTGAAAGTCTTGAACAAATGGACTTTTTGAAGGAAGCTGGTTGCCAAGAAATGCAAGGCTTTTACTTCAGTAAACCCCTCTCTGTCGAGGCCTTTGAAGCACTATTGCAGAAAAATTTGCATTCCTGA